The sequence ttggagcttcaCCCATACTAGATACTATCTGATTTTGACCTTTTGCAAGTCCCATATTTTAATGGAAGTGCAATATTAAATCtctggagtacccctttaagaatttaataaatgttctttGTTCTTCTGCATTATcaagtgtttaaaatgtaatgtggGTAATTTCTACTCACACTCGATCTTTGGCTTTCATATCTGCTGGGTCAAAAACAAGAGACAACCTTTTCAAGAAACTTGTACAAACACTAAATACCAGCCATGACTCAGGTGGTACCTGTGGAGAAAAACGTACCTTTGTCCTGAATGACTTTGCATGTGTGATTCGGTCTATCGGTTAAATGTTTGGTCATCAGGTCACCACCTGATGCATCCACGAGGAGGTCACAGTTGAGACAGACCAGCGTGAATCTGAGGAAAAACGAAATCTTGTGTCACCAAAActacaaacagaaaatactgcatttaatgacaataatgtggaaaaatacaatttaatgaAGCTTACTTACTTTAATGCAGATGAATTTTTCTTATTATCCATTTTCAAAAATCTGTGTTTGGTGATGGTACTATGAAATCTATCAAAGGGCAAAGAAAGATTTGTTAAACAAACACTCTTTGCCTAAAATAAAGTGCCTCAAATACTAATACAAATTCCAATTTTTTGCTCACCTTATCATGTGATTCCCGATGGAAACTTTGCAACTTGTCCGATATTTGCAGGCGCCACAATTTGAAGCCATTgggaaatgagaaaagaagtCGTCGACTTGCGTGTTGCACTCGATGCACGTGTAACGCCCTCCCTTCACTCTGTAAATTGGAAATGAGAAGAGCACATAACAGAAGTTCAATCACACGGCCAAAGAATGACCTTTTATTTAATCAGTCAGATTTCAAGATACTGTGGtggataatgaatgaatgaatgaatgaatgaatgagtttgTGTGATTAGGACGTCATTTCTTTAACTAAAAACCTGGAGCATGACAGCAGATGCACAAACCAATTACCCATTACCTTTGTTAATTGTTAACTGTCTGGTGAACGTCTGGCAAGTTCCTCATTTTAGTCTACTAGTCTGAACTCTTCTATTAAACCTCTACATCTTTTTGTCTTATCTGCTTACAAGCTCACATCATGTTACTAAAGCCAGCATATTATTTTTGATTACTGAGCCCAATTAGCCATATATCACTCTcattagtttaaaaaatgtacactGTATTATTTTTAGCCAGCCTAATGAGGAGTGTCTGgaaaattaactgaaaacacaattaGCTCATTTGTATGTTGCTTTAATAGCATCCATTAATTTGCTGCCACCCTGTCATGAATACCCAGGAGCTGGAGGGCTCCATATTAGTGGTAGAGGGGGGATGAGGGATCCTGAGTGATTAAGGGGGGCAGAACTggacatgtatttttttcttaagagCCCAGAGTTTGTAGACATGCATGCCTGAGAGCCAATTGCCAAAATAAGTGATCTTTTACATCACTAAAGGTAATAGTGCAAACATCCGATTCAGTACAATTCAAACAATTCAAAAAGGGTCATAACGTTTAAGTCATGACGTTGCTTCACAAGATGCCACATTTGTCAAACATGTTTACATAAAATCAAGGAAATGCAGTTACTAACCTGCATACCCTAAATGTAAGTACCAAAGGCTTTTTCATTGCTGCACAAAttcaatttaacaaaaaaatcatattaattATTACTAGTGTATATTAGTGTCTGACTGCTGTGGTGAAGCTCAGTTAACTACCTGATGTTCTTGAGTGACAGGTTGTGCTTGGAAGTACGACCGACTTGCTTCTTGTTCTGAGGAGTTTTAGCTTTTCCGGCTCCGGAGACATTTGATTTAGACTTGGACACACTGACTGGAGGTTTGGTTTGCTGATTGAAACTTATCGTTTCTGGGCTGACAATGAAACCAGATCGATCGGGGGAGTTCGGCAACACGGGCGTCTTTCCTGTGAAGGAGGCCCGAATGGTCacctggaaaagtaaagggaacacaaaatgtattgacactgaattaaaatgtcttttcatgtTAGAAAGTTAAAACAAAGGTCTACAATAAATGCTGCACTGATGTTTTAATGATGGGCTCGTACCTTTGTTCCCGGAGGAAGACCCTCCAGAGCTTTAGGTTTTCTGAAAGTCTTGTGGACATGAGTCCTGTGCTCCAGTTTCTCCTTGTAGGTGAGAAAATTCAGCCTGCATTTTCCACAGCGATGGATCCCTTTTTtctgaaatagaaaaaacatgattaataaGTGCTGCTACTAGAGGCTAATTGCTGAGATGTTTCATTTGgattaaatgaaacaatataaaGAGCGTGAAAGAAACTACTTTCATGGCTATTAATAGAATGGCAGTTAATTTTGTTTGGTTCCAACTCTGCCATGTTCATTGTTCCTTGAGGGCAGAGAAGAGACAGCAGGTTTTACTGTCAGCCTTTTATGTATTACAGTAAGCTGTTCTGCAGACAACCAAATCAATCCAACCTTGGAATTGGAGCCAAGTgtacaacaaaaaaagtgacTTCTTGCAAAAATACGATTTACCATCTCAAGAAGTTTTACAATCAGAAGGCAGTTACAAAAGACGTTTTACTGGATTAAATGACCCCAAATCTATCTTACATTTGAAATGGTCTTTAGTTAAACAGTGTAGCTTTACAACAGAGGAGATAAAATGCAGCATCATACCTGATGTTTCATGTAGTGTTGCATGTATATGTAACTACTTCTAAGAACTTTGAGACAGAATGGACACAGCAtgacttttgtgttttcatgggCACTTCGGAAATGTGTCTCCACATCTGAGAAGAAGGACGACCTATAATTGCACACCTGTGGAatcagtaaaaagaaaatatcaggATCAGTTAATGTTTTGCTTGAAACCTTAAACCAAACATCAACTTAATAACAAGCGACAGACCTGGCAGACGTAGGGCATTTCCCCAGGCTTGTGGTTGTCCTTCATGTGTTCCAGGAGCACTTGCTCCGACTCAAATGCCAATTCACATATCTTGCAATTAGCTAcaggaggaaagaagagaaaaaatgacaaatggcCATTCAGTGTTGGCAAAACAGTCATGTCAGATTGAGCTGTATAGACGTATAGATTAAAGATTATATACTTGACGATTCGATCGGACTGTGAGCGCTCTCGATGTGGCACTGCAGCTGGAATGGAGTCATATACTGTCGGTAGCAATGTTGGCAAGTTGTGTGGCTTTCCCAACTCTCACTGTTCTGCTTTTCCAGCTCCAGGTGGTGCTTCATATGGTTCATGAACCTGCCAGGAAGGAGAGAAACACCAATAAATGTCACTTAACCCTTAAACATGTAGAAGCTCTCGAGTAATCAGATCAACAGATATGTGACATTGATTTTAAACTTGCATATTTATTAACACAAAGGCAACAAAATCAAAACCTTTCCCACAAGTTTCTGTGCCCAAAGTAGAGAAGACATTAACGAGTTTCAGGAAAACATCTAGAGCCGTAAACAATTAAGTAATCTGATGAGTCACTTTTCACCCCCTTTCCTACATCTAGATGGGTTTTTGTTTAGAGACATTCAGGCCTTCAACTATGTCTATTTCCAATTGTTAAACTGACTGGAACACTGCACTCAATCCAAAAACTGCTCTGCATGACCAGAAATGAGACAATTTTATGGGATCAGTTGGAAAAACTTTCCCCAAAATCTTTTACTGGATACAAgaggataaacaaattaaattggGGTTCAATCAACAACaggattaaataaaatagagctgaacaattagttgattaaccaaaaattaaatgttttgataactgattaatgatttcagtcatttttaatgcaaaaatttGCCAgcttcagcttctcaaatgtgaagatttgcgGCTTTCTTTATCATATATAATGATAAATTAAACAGCTCTGAGTTTCGGACTGTCTGACAATCTGAATATCCCACATAGTTTAATAGTTGTAAAATAGATATTCAAAGAGGGCTGAGGCTGTTCTGGGGGTGAAAGATGACCCTGTCATCTATTAAATACTTCATATTCGTGTATTGTTATGTGCGCCAACAAATGCTCCACTTCCATCAGTTAATCAAAACAATGTGCAACAACAAATGCgtagtttgttttctgtcacagcTCAAGGTTAACTGAATTACGCATAACAAAAGAAGCTTTAACTGAGGGCTCATAATCTACATATGCATGAAATTTGCAATTATTTCAAGAATATTTccacttctaaaaaaaaacccaaaacaaaacagatgcactaaatcaaaaccaaagtcaagaagtggggaaaaaatgtaaaattcatgGCTTGAGTCTACATGGTTATGGTCCAGGTCccaaaggtttaaaaaaaaaaaaaaaaaaaaaaaagataaatgaagtATTCTCCGTGCACCTCACTCTCTAAGCATGCATAATGGCCGTTATAATATCAGcaattacacaaatatttttttttgtctgatgatGTAGTGCTCTGCGGCTGCAATGAGCACCTCCACAGCTACCTGCAACTGCTGCCCAGACGAGGCAGGGCCCATTTTTCAGCCTGTACATTCTGCTACCTCAGCTCCTCTAATAGAAATTTTTATGTGGATGAACTATGACCTCCACTGTGAGAGTGCAGTTGCCGTACAAATATGTTTCCCCATTAAAAGCAGCTTACAGAGgcttttttgcagtgttttgaagCGAAGTTATTTAATCAAAGGAACCGTTCTACGCCACCTAAACTAGCAGTCATTCTTCATGTTCAGGCCCATGAGGGAAAACGGTCAGATACCGTCATCCATCTGAGAGGAAAACTGCAGTAAGGGCCGAGGAAGATGCCTATCCTTTCTTTATTGGTGCTGGTGAGATATCTTTTCAGCAGGAGACCGCAATGTTGGGTTCTGTATGTTACTTTCAGGCCTTTCACCTCAGTGTCTCCAGTGATGATGGACAATATgcaatttaataaataaaataaaatagacttAAACAACAGGAGTGTAtctattttttccttttgtctggACCAAGGGAATTTGAGCCTGCAGGATTCCAATTTTGCCGACTTGAAACCGAAAccaatttttttctcattacccAAAGTTTCAATGTTCCAACCAACATGGATCAATAGGCATATTTAGAGCTTCAACTTGAAGCTTAACTCAGTTTCCTCTTCACCATCACAGTTCAGCACAATGTCTGAACCATCACCAATAACACACCAATCCACCTGTTTAACTCAACTCTCCGTCTTACCCTCATTTATTAAcaagacacagaaacatttgaACTCCCTCATTTCAGACAGCAACTCACTTCCACATCAAGGCTGAACCAAAGCCTCAGACTTTACTCTagtgctgcaacaattagtcgattaattgattagttgtgaACTATTatattagttgccaactattttgataactagATTAATCGTCagagtcatttttcaaagatAACAATGTCCAAATtgtctgatttcagcttctcaaatgttagtATTTCTTAGTAGGTCTTCTATGATcgcaaactgaatatctttgggttgtggactgttggtcaggaaaagaccttgggctttgggaaacagtgattgaaatgtgtcaatattttctgacattttatggaccaactAATTGAtcgattaattaataatgaaaataatcattagttgcagccctacttgaCTCTCATTTCAAATGCTTCAAACTGCCCCGGAGCATGCTGACGTTTACTGCTGGATGAAGAACTACATCATCAGCAAAACGCAGTGATGAAACCCAGAAGTCAAAAAACTGTACAGGTTCCAATGTTTTGCTGCGTCTTGAgattctgtttaaaaaaaaaaaaaaaaaaatcacaaagagAATCGACACCAAGACACAGCTTTGGTAGCCAGCGTGCCAATCAACAGACAGTGTGCCTGATCTAttgcattataaaaaaaacacatgcagactGGTTGGACAAACTCCAACGGCCACTCTAGTGCCCTTGCAAGAGCACTGAGCTGGTCCACAACCTGGACACAATCCACAttgctttttcaaaatgtgaaGCTCAGACAGTCAAGACAAAACCTCTGGTTGTGGCAAACCAAGAAGCTGTCAAACTGAAGGAGACAACTTTTTTGAGTTTGGGACGCCTGATTCAGCAGACAGGTATTGGGATGCCAGAAAGACTGCAGCTTCTGTGGTGGTGGAAGCAAAGGGAATTTGGGGAGGCAATGGAGGAAAATGTTCGATTGGCTTCAAAGAGGTCTGGTAAACTGTCagatgaaggagagagaagcGTATTATAACAAAGAAAACTCTTCATCATACCTGATATTGTTCTTGAGAATTTTCAAACAGCTCTGACACTTGAAAGTGTGGTTGGTCTTCTGCGCCTCCTTCTTGTTCCCATCTCCCTCAAATCGGCCGTAGTAGAAATCTGATACCAACATGATGCGCTTATTTGAACTAATACTCGGGGCCGATGGAACTGTACTTTCCACAGCGTTTGCACAGCAACTCTGAAATAGAGACGTTTTACATTAAAAGAGCATATTAAGAGCATGTTTATAGTCTGTTTTTACTTAACTGTTAATGTCTTTCAGTGCTCTGCTGTTTTTGCTGCTACAAAATAAGaccaaattaaaataaaataagcatTCTGATAACAAACTGTTTTGTTCCGACATCAGTTGGTTGTTCAGCTCATGGTAATAACAAGTGCTTACCTCATAGTTTTTATGTCTGATTTCACTGGAAAGAACACACTAAAACAATTTGTCAGATGCATCAGAGAGCGACATCTGCACAGTCTTTTAACTGCTGATTTATTTCAAACAATAGTTCAGTCTGAACAGCCTTAATCAGGCAGCTCTATAATCAAACAGCACAATATGACAttaagcaaaatgttttttttctaccacaTTTTtactaggggtgcaacggatcacacAACTCACAGTTCAGATCGTATCAcagatttgagtcacggatcattaaaaaaaaaaaagaaaaaaaaggggggggggtaaaactttgctttccatatattctgtaaaacacttacagcaaggaacttttgcccatggtcatcaaaacttgataacttataaacatgaacacacatcttgttcTGCAgtttagcttgttgaatgagccaccaaacaaacattcagcgTGGAGAAGCGCAGCGCTAAGGTCAGTTTGCAGTTAGATCACTAATTagctgttcagctgcagcacattaaacagcgtGTAAACATAGCTGCAGATGTCACTGCGGACCCGTTAAATGCTGGTTTTGTCGTTGCTCTTTAAAACCCCTGTTAgcgacacactgtctgtctatGACTTGTACTTAGAGCAGTTTGTTTAcgttgtcttaaatgagacattaaattttgcaattaatccgcggTTCACATGGGACCGAACCGTGGGGGGGCGATCAGTACGtatcacggatcaactacgatcCGTTGCCCCACtaatttttacattcatttcctcttAAACATGGACAAGGTTTTGACCTACCATCACATGACATTTCAAGGCCTCCTGATGAGGGAATTCTTCTTGGCACTTTGGGCACTTTTTCTTTACGATCCCATTTTCCACTGGGTCTGTTATTTTCACTGGCCCTACGGAAAACCAGTAAGATGTTACATTAAAAAGATACCAAAGCACACAAGTAACTACAGTTTGTCTGTATAGCATGAGGGGATTTGTTTACAGTAATGATATTACAAAACAATATTGGTATCAATAAAAATTCCACTACTAACTGAAACTTACCCATTTCAGACTTGACTTTTTTTACTACAGTTTCTACTTGCTGTGGTGGCAATCCTCGTTTCAGTAAACTTTGATctgtatgaaatatgaaaataaattatttacatattaGTCATTAAAAACTGATTGATCAGCAAGAATGGTAAAGCAAGTTTAAActttacatataaatgtgtacCTCTGTTATTGCTATTGGCCTTAACTGGTACAGAAATGGTTTGGAGGGTTTGTGTGTTGGACCTGTTGACCTGCAGCGGATTCGATTTGGTTGAATACACAGCAGGGCTCTGGACGTTAGACAACGTCACAATGTTGTTGCTGATTTGCTGCACCTGAGGCCGATGGACAACACCAGGTAATACTGTGCCTGGAGTGACCCGCTGAAAAAGATGCTGCTGACCAGCTGAAAGACAGAACATAGAAACTCTTAAAAGCACATTAAAAACGACgactttttaaaattcactGTTGAGAGAGGAAAATGGAGTTACTCATCAGAGCTACGTTACACTCAGATTTACCTGGTACAATTGTAAATGAAGTCCCAGGAGGGTACTGTGTCCCAAGAGAGGCAATGATCTCGCTGTTGTTCGTTAATTGCGGAGAAGTGACGATGAAGCCCTGAAAACAAATTTGAATCCATATGTCAACATGGTAGCACATAATGTATCAActatattataatttaaaagGCTATTCACACAATCTCCaaacaaaaagcataaaataattCTAACACCACCAATACCTGGTTGTTGACAATAACTGGCTGAGGGGTCACTGTTGATAGATTGGGTGCTGTTGTATTCACTGCATTTCCAGTGATACTCAATGGCAGCATTATTGGTGAAGGGCCCAGAACCGGCTGAGGAGCAGGACCTTTAACTTCTTGTTTTCCTACACTGTTCCtctgaggaggtggagggttAGGCTTACTATCCTTTTGGTTATTAGCTGTAAGAACATACACAATGACTAAAATTAGCACTtcaacagaatattttatattcagatccatttaaaaatgattaacaaataaaaatatgattataaTCTACAATATCAATATTAAACAGCAGTGGGTGATTCTGGACTGCACATTTGGTGACATTATGATTAAACAATGATTTATATATGTGGAGCTTAAACATCAACAAAATGTATGCCTTTAAACCCTAAAcatcaatatatttaaaaatgtgctgTAACATACAGAGCACTCCAACGAAGATgggttcatcatcatcatcatctatcaAGTGAACTTCTGGAGCTGGTTTCTGCCACGGCTCCAGCTCCTCTTCCACACATTCCATAAAAAGTTCAGACATTTTGGacctgcagcagaaaaacaccATGTTGAGTCAGTCTGAGAAACTACTTCCAGTCGGATACTATTTAAATACCactactaaataaataaataccacTACTGCAAAGCTACATGAAGCCCAACCCAATTATTGATACAAAAAATTAATCCTGTgtccaaacagaaaagtcagGCTGGTTGAAACCATATGATAACCAGAATGTTGATGGTGGTATGAGTctgattttattataaaatatttggattttgagcagcagcaacagtgtgaGCTTACACTCAACACATGGCAGGGGATACAATGAAAAGAAGACTTGTGAGAAGTGTGGGACATCATTTGGGTTTGTGGTTCTCTTTAAATCAAGAACATTTTGAATGTCACATTAGAAAAATCACAGCTGTGAATAATGGAATTAATGATGGCCAAATCAAAGTTTGCCGCATTGGTTTCAAGGTCCTGCTAGTGTGCATGCTGGCTCTCTGTCACATAATTAATGTAGTGTAAttgccagattttgtgtgaatgcagagcttcatcctgtctgctgtgacCTCactgctctgcgtgtgtgtatttcagCCCCACCctcggtcaaacagacacacagacctgcagctctttatacatccatgacacagagacagagagcagagagacgAAGACAGTGATGTAACTTGGTCACAACGCTACGAatcctgacctcacaccctgcgtgTTGTTATTGGCTaggggctacacacccactacTCAAAGGCTGATGCCCAGAAACGTCCAgcacacagcaaaataataataagaaaatacaggcagagggcagagtctctgcagataaatacaatGCCACACCTTatagtgggtcataagtgatgattgagagagATTATTTTTGAATGACtctatgcctttttttttttattttttttttttttaggaaaatcctgcataataTACCTTTAATTGGTACTGAAATAATTAACTAAATCATTTTAACTACAAGGCCattgataaatgaaaaaaatgaaaaaaaaaccccacaacgTTGCACTGTTGTATTGCAGTAACCTGATGtgtcagatgtttgttttttt comes from Thunnus maccoyii chromosome 1, fThuMac1.1, whole genome shotgun sequence and encodes:
- the LOC121898601 gene encoding zinc finger protein 280C-like; protein product: MSELFMECVEEELEPWQKPAPEVHLIDDDDDEPIFVGVLSNNQKDSKPNPPPPQRNSVGKQEVKGPAPQPVLGPSPIMLPLSITGNAVNTTAPNLSTVTPQPVIVNNQGFIVTSPQLTNNSEIIASLGTQYPPGTSFTIVPAGQQHLFQRVTPGTVLPGVVHRPQVQQISNNIVTLSNVQSPAVYSTKSNPLQVNRSNTQTLQTISVPVKANSNNRDQSLLKRGLPPQQVETVVKKVKSEMGPVKITDPVENGIVKKKCPKCQEEFPHQEALKCHVMSCCANAVESTVPSAPSISSNKRIMLVSDFYYGRFEGDGNKKEAQKTNHTFKCQSCLKILKNNIRFMNHMKHHLELEKQNSESWESHTTCQHCYRQYMTPFQLQCHIESAHSPIESSTNCKICELAFESEQVLLEHMKDNHKPGEMPYVCQVCNYRSSFFSDVETHFRSAHENTKVMLCPFCLKVLRSSYIYMQHYMKHQKKGIHRCGKCRLNFLTYKEKLEHRTHVHKTFRKPKALEGLPPGTKVTIRASFTGKTPVLPNSPDRSGFIVSPETISFNQQTKPPVSVSKSKSNVSGAGKAKTPQNKKQVGRTSKHNLSLKNIRVKGGRYTCIECNTQVDDFFSHFPMASNCGACKYRTSCKVSIGNHMIRFHSTITKHRFLKMDNKKNSSALKFTLVCLNCDLLVDASGGDLMTKHLTDRPNHTCKVIQDKDMKAKDRVHLVYGQPAKVLYVLTSAPAQTPKEMDLKPAESVKSESVTLATVDQPDSEPTLPAGDQEKGSTEMSNVTEGSSEGEAKQLSLSGLSSSCTSDGVLDLCEESVVNSESLDVREESSVSLTETGEPKSE